One window of the Corvus hawaiiensis isolate bCorHaw1 chromosome 30, bCorHaw1.pri.cur, whole genome shotgun sequence genome contains the following:
- the GNAL gene encoding guanine nucleotide-binding protein G(olf) subunit alpha isoform X3 translates to MDDYTPTDQDLLRCRVLTSGIFETRFQVDKVNFHMFDVGGQRDERRKWIQCFNDVTAIIFVVACSSYNMVIREDNNTNRLRESLDLFKSIWNNRWLRTISIILFLNKQDMLAEKVLAGKSKIEDYFPEYAHYTVPEDATPDAGEDPKVTRAKFFIRDEFLRISTASGDGRHYCYPHFTCAVDTENIRRVFNDCRDIIQRMHLRQYELL, encoded by the exons ATGGATGACTACACACCCACAGATCAG GACCTATTAAGATGCAGAGTGTTGACATCAGGGATTTTTGAAACAAGATTTCAAGTAGATAAAGTAAATTTCCA CATGTTTGATGTAGGTGGCCAGAGAgatgagagaagaaaatggatCCAGTGCTTTAATG ATGTCACAGCTATCATCTTCGTTGTGGCTTGCAGCAGCTACAACATGGTAATAAGGGAAGACAATAACACAAACAGACTACGGGAATCCCTGGACCTTTTCAAAAGTATCTGGaataatag GTGGTTACGGACCATTTCTATCATTTTATTCTTGAATAAACAGGACATGCTGGCTGAAAAAGTCTTGGCAGGGAAATCAAAAATTGAAGATTACTTTCCTGAATACGCGCATTATACTGTACCTGAGGATG CAACACCAGATGCAGGAGAAGACCCCAAAGTCACAAGAGCCAAGTTCTTCATCCGGGATGAGTTTTTA AGGATAAGTACAGCGAGCGGAGACGGCCGGCATTACTGCTACCCACACTTCACATGTGCAGTGGACACAGAAAACATCCGCAGAGTGTTCAACGACTGTCGAGACATCATTCAGAGGATGCACCTCCGCCAGTACGAACTCTTGTGA